The sequence below is a genomic window from Thioclava nitratireducens.
CAGCTCTTGGAACGGCTCGACGCCAGGTTGCCCGGGAAAGAGGCCGATCTCGTCGAGCTGACGCTCGCCTTCGCGCATGAGATCATGGAACACGCGATGCAGACGCTGGAGAAGGAAATCTGGCGTCAGGTCATCGCTGCGGTCACGATCGAGGCGGGCACGCAGCTGTCCAAGGCCTATTTCAAGCTCGACGAACAGCTTGCCTCGGTGCTGGTGCGCCGGATCGAGGCGATGCAGCGGGACGGCCGGCTCAGTGCCGATCTCAACCCGCTCCACTTGGGCCGCGCGCTGTTCCAGCTGCAGAACGCCCGTTTCATCCAGTTCATTTCCACCGACGCCGCGCGCCGGGACGATATCGAGACCTGGCTGCGCAACGATATCGTGGCGCTGTTCTCGGTGACGCTCCCGGTGTCCGCCGATCCTTCCTGAGCGGAGAGTGACATGTTTCTCAACCCGATCACCTGGCCCGAGGGCAAGCGCTGCGCCGCCTGCGTGACCTTCGATATCGACGCGGATTCGTTGATCCGCACCGCCCGTCCTGACGATGCCGAGCTGCGCCTGCAGCCGATTTCGATGGGTCGCTACGGGCCGACGGTCGCGGTGCCGCGCATCCTCGAGACCTATCGCCGTCTGGGCCTCACGCAGACCTTCTTCATGCCCGCCTGGGTGATGCAGAATTATCCCGCGACGGTCGAGGCGATCCTGAAGGCAGGGCACGAAATCGGGCACCATTCGTGGATGCACGAAGACCCCATGGAACATTCCGACGAACGCGAGGCGGAGCTGTTCGAGCGCGCGCTGGAGGTTCATGTCTCGATGACGGGCCGCAAGCCGCGCGGCTATCGCGCGCCGGTCTATTCCTTCACGCCCGCGATGCTGAACCGGTTGATCGAGCACGGGTTTCTCTATGACAGCTCGATGATGGCCGACGAGTTGCCCTACCGCGTCGAAACCCCGAAAGGCAGCCTGATCGAGATGCCGCCGCATTGGGGCACCGATGACTGGCCGCCCTTCGCGCATTTCGGCGAGATCGACTACCTGATGCCGATCCGTGCGCCCTCCGATGGCATCCGCGCCTTCGCCGAGGAGTTCGACGCGATGCACGAGGCGGGCGGGTTCTGGATGCCGGTGCTCCACCCGTTCCTGACGGGCCGGTTGGCGCGCTGGCGCGAGATGGAACGGCTGCTGGAACGCGCCGTGGCGACGGGCGA
It includes:
- a CDS encoding TetR/AcrR family transcriptional regulator, whose amino-acid sequence is MSNLRAQQKQDRRNRIVTSAKELFREKGYDKTTIEAIAVAAGVSGVTVHNYYGTKAGVLLALVIESDKQLLERLDARLPGKEADLVELTLAFAHEIMEHAMQTLEKEIWRQVIAAVTIEAGTQLSKAYFKLDEQLASVLVRRIEAMQRDGRLSADLNPLHLGRALFQLQNARFIQFISTDAARRDDIETWLRNDIVALFSVTLPVSADPS
- a CDS encoding polysaccharide deacetylase family protein, encoding MFLNPITWPEGKRCAACVTFDIDADSLIRTARPDDAELRLQPISMGRYGPTVAVPRILETYRRLGLTQTFFMPAWVMQNYPATVEAILKAGHEIGHHSWMHEDPMEHSDEREAELFERALEVHVSMTGRKPRGYRAPVYSFTPAMLNRLIEHGFLYDSSMMADELPYRVETPKGSLIEMPPHWGTDDWPPFAHFGEIDYLMPIRAPSDGIRAFAEEFDAMHEAGGFWMPVLHPFLTGRLARWREMERLLERAVATGDVWFAPMEEIASHAKATEATLRHERIGVET